In Acidobacteriota bacterium, the sequence GCGTGTTTGCGCCGCTGTATCGCCAAGTCACCTTGACCGCCTTGCGCGCCGGCATAGCAGGCAAGCCAATGGCGGCAGATCGCGTGGTTGGTTACAACGATGTCGTTGACGCTTGGAAACACTACCTGGAACACGATAACCTGGGGCGCGGCGTCGTGCTGATCGGCCATTCACAAGGCTCCGGCGTGTTGACGCAACTCATTCGCAACGAAATTGACGGCAAGCCTGTGCAGAAACGGCTCATCTCGGCTTTGCTGCTCGGCACAAACTTGGCCGTGCCCAAAGGCAAAGACGTAGGCGGCGCATTCAAAAACATTCCGCTTTGCCGCGCGGCGTCGCAGCCCGGCTGCGCGATTGCCTATGCCTCGTTCCGCGCCAATCAACCACCGCCTGCCGATACACGGTTTGGCCGTGTTGCTGGCGATGGTATGGCGGCAGCTTGCACGAATCCAGCGGCCTTGGGCGGTGGTAGCGGCGCGCTGCACGCATATTTGAATAGCGGCAGCAACAGCGCCGAGCCACCTGTTTGGGTAACGCCTGCGAAGCCGATCAAAACGCCATTTGTCAGCGTGCCTGGCTTGCTCACCGCCGAATGTGTGTCGAACGAGAAAGGCAGCTATCTGGCGGTTACGGTGCACGGCAATCCGGCTGACCCGCGCACCGACCAAATTGCGGGCGATGTGGTGACGAATGGGCAGGTGCAAGCGAACTGGGGCCTGCACACAATTGACGCGCACCTGGCGATGGGCAATCTGGTAGACATCGTCGGCCAGCAAGCCAAAGCCTATCTTGCCAAACAAGCGAAGAAGTAACTCAAAAGGAGGGCTGTGATGAAAACGCTGTTGCGGTATTCGACCGTCGGCACAACCTGTGCACTCGCCTGTTGTCTGTTGTTGGCTGCCACGAGTGCGTTCGCGCAAAATCCCGCGCCCACACCCGCACGTCCAATCATCGGTTCACCCGCCGCCGCCGCCGGCTTCCAGCAGTTGGCAAAAGACCGATTGGCCAGCGACTTCATTCAGGATCGCTTTTACAAATTCAAAGAAGCGGGCGATTTGTGGCAGCCCTATTCGATCTTTGTGCCGCGCAATTACGACAAGGCAAAGAAATGGCCGCTGATCGTCAATCTGCATGGGTTGAACATTACGCCCGTGCAACAGATTCGTTTTGAAGGTGTCGCCGAACTCGCCGAAAAATACGGCTATATTGTGGTTTGTCCGATGGGGTATTCGGTGCGTTCGTTCTGGGGCATCCCCAACATCGGGCGCGGGCTGATCGAAGGCGAGCCAGGATTTGAGAACGAGAAAAACTTAAAGCTGAGCGTGCAGGAATTGGCCTATGCCGACACGCTGAATGTGTTCAAACTGGTCAAGCAGGAGTTCAACATTGACGAGAACCGCATCTTCCTGATGGGGCATTCGATGGGCGGCGCGGGTGCGTATTTTTACGCCGCGCAGCATCCCGAAATCTGGGCGGGCGTTGCGCCCATCGCGGGCGGTGGCATAGATGACCGTTACGCGCCGGGCGAGAAAGTCAAGGACCTGACCTTTCTGGTCTTGCAAGGCGAAAAGGATTTGATCATCAATGCCGCAGCCTCGCGTGCGTCGGTGGCGAAGATGAAGGAGTTAGGCATCAAGCATACTTACATCGAAGTGCCCGGCGCGGATCACGAAGTTTGGATTCGGCACAACCCGGCGAACATCGCCAAGTTGTTCGACTTCTTCAACGGCTTGAGCAAAGCAACGGCTAAGCCCTGACCTAGACCTTGCTCATCGAAAGTTACACGGCTGGCGATTAATTTCAGACCCAGTGAATTGTGCATCACGAATGCGGCGGCCTTTGGAAGAGAGAAAAAGCATGGGGTTAGTTCGGAACTGCCCTATCTTGACGAGTTGCCTGCTGGGTGGGCTGCCAGCGCGTGGGTCGCTTTTCAACCGACCCTTAACCTTTTACTTGAACCGGGCAGGCTACAGCCAGGCGATCTGGCGACGACGAGCACTTACGATGGCAGGGCCGTCCTCTATGGCATTCGTATAGATTCGGGCGCTCTCAGGCCAGGGCTGAAACCGCAACCTGGCCGTCAACTTCGGCGACGGTTCAGACACATATTCTCCATTCTGCATTCTTCATTCATTGGCAGAGAGGCAGCGGCGGTTACTGTACGGGAATTGAGAATGGCGAATGAATAATGGAGAATGCTTTGGCGCGCCGACAAGCCAGGGAAACGAAACACACTTTATGCAAGCAGCACTCTTACGCGAATTCGGTCAACCGATCACGCTTGAGACTTTGCCTACGCCGGAACCTGATGCGGGCGAAGTCGTCATCAAAGTCGCCGCCTGTGGCGTCTGTCATTCGGATTATCATCTGATACACGGCGAATGGGATTTGCTCAAGCCCATCACCAAACTGCCGCTCATCCCCGGTCACGAAATCACCGGCACTGTTTCCGCCGTTGGCGAAGGCGTCACCAACCTGCAAATCGGCGACCGCGTTGGCGTGCCCTGGCTCTATTACACCTGCGACGAATGCGAGTTTTGCCGCGACGGACACGAGACGCTGTGCGTTAAACAGAAAGTCACTGGCTGCACGGTGGATGGCGGCTTTGCCGAATACCTCAAAGCCAAAGCCAGCCACACCGCCAAGCTGCCCGACAACTTGAGCTTCGCCGAAGCCGCGCCGCTGTTGTGCGCCGGTCTCACCGTTCACAAAGCACTGCGCGTCGCTGAAGCCAAAGCCGGTCAGCGGCTCGTTGTTTTCGGCGTCGGTGGTCTCGGTCATCTGGCCGTGCAACTCGGCAAAGCGGCGGGCATGGAAGTCGGCGCGGTGGATGTCACTGATGACAAGCTGCAACTGGCGACCGAGTGCGGCGCGGATTGGACGGTCAACGCTGCGGCTGGCCCCGCGCATAAAGAAATCAAAAAACACGGCGGCGGCGCGCACATCGCGCTGGTGACTGCGGGAAGCACGGCGGCGTATGAAACGGCGCTGCGTTCGTTGCGCCGCGCGGGCACGCTGGCCGTGGTCGGAATGACGCCGCAACCCATCAGCGTCTCGACCGTGGCGCTGGTGTCGGGTGAATACAAGATCGTCGCCTCGGCGGTCGGTTCGCGCCAGGATTTGGCCGAAGTGCTGGCGCTGGCGGGCGCGGGCAAACTGCGCTGCCGCATCGAAACGCGCCCGTTGGCCGAGGTGAACGAAGTCTTTGCAGCCATGCGCGCAGGGCAGATCACGGGTCGCATCGTGCTGACGCTCTAAAACCCCTGGGTACGCACGGCTTCCAGCGTGCAGTCTCGGCGACAGGCGGCTTCCTTCCGGCAGGAGAACGTCTCTTCCCGAAACCGCACGCTGGAAGCGGTGCGTACCCAGGCAAAACCTAATGTCGCAACAACCCCAGCGCCACTTCCACCATAATCAACACGATCACAATGATTTCCAGCGTATGCGATTGCGCCGTGTGCACGCGATCATTCAGCAATTGGTAAAACTCCGAAGCAATGTCCAGTTTTTGCGCGATCTGCTGTTGCCAGTCCTGTAAGTTGAAACGCCGCACGCCGAGCGTATGCAGCCGCGCCAGATAAAGATTGCCGATCAGCTTCAAGGCATTTTCGACGCGCTCGGCCAGCAGCGAAGATTCGATGCGGGCTTCGGCCAGTTCCGCGATGGCGCGTTTGTAGGTGTTGCGGAAGGGCATCGGCAACGCATTGCGGCGGCGGATGAGGCGTTCGTATTCGTGCAGCCGTTTGTCGAGTTGGGCGTCAATGTAGCGGGCTTCCAGCAATTCGACGTTGAGCAGTTCCAGCACGTTCACCGTGTCTTCGTAATCGGCGTCGAAGATCACCGCTGAATTCCACTCCAACAAGGCGAGGTCGTCGGTGTAATACGAGAGCCGCTGGCTCAGGGCCTCTTCCTGCAACTCGCGGCTGAGTTGCTTGACCTCGAAGCGCAACGTTTGCGCCAGCGCCGCCCCGTGCTGTTGCAGCAACTCGTCAGCGTTCAAGGCCGCCTCGAATTTTTCCACCACGAAGACATAGTAATCTTCGACCAGTGCGGAAAAGGCCGGTTTGGTAATCGCCGGTTCCAGCCGTTGCAACAGGCTTCCCATCAATTCGCGCGCGTGGGCTTCGAGATTGCGTTCGTAAAGGTCGTGGCTGATTTGCGGCAGTGCGGCGAGCGCGAGCGGTTCGCCGCTGACGGCCAGCGGCCAGCGATAGGCAATGCTGACCGCGCCGAAATCGAAAATCGTCGCCTGCATGTGGCCGGGCCGCGTGACCAGTTCCGCTGTCGCCCCCAGGTGCAATATCTGCGGCGCTTTGCTGTATTGCAGATAATTCGGATTGAGCTTCTTGCGCGACAACGGTTGCACGGGCGTCGTGGTGAGCAATTCTCGCACCTTGTCGAGATCAACTTCATAGCCGACATCGAAGGCGAAAAAGGCGATCACGTGGCCTTGTTGAATATTGGTCATACGGATTCTCCGTGTGGCTGGCCGTCTGCGCTGCGTCTGTGGTTAGAGCAACTTCGCGCGAAAGATGACCAGCGCGATGGCGACGATCAGCCCGCCCAGCAACAGCCAGAATACGACCATCAGCAGGTGCTGTTTGTCGGCGATCATCCGCGCGTAATCTTCGCGCAGTTCGCTCGGCGAATTCAGCTTCACCTCTGTCACCTCGGTCAGCAGCACTTGCAGGCAAAAATACAGCGCCCCCATCCACAGCAGCAGCGGCGCGACGAAGACGAGCTTCCACCGCACATTAATCATTTCGGGGATGAATTTCGCAAAGCCGAGAATGCCGAGGTAAATGCCCTGTAACGCGCCGAGTCCCGTCATCAGCGCAGTCGCCGCCCCGCGCAACGAGGCGGGCGCGTCCTGCACCAGCTTGCGCCCGTAATCCAACCACAAATCGGCATCGGGCGGCGGCGGACTGTCGCCCAAATCAATGATTTTGTCTGGCATCGTGGCCTCCTTGAAAATTGAACAGAACGGGGAGCGTCAGCGACCTGCGCCTTCACACCCGGACGCATTCAACAGACAGCTACTTATCAACTTTCCTGCTTCGGCGTATATACATTCCCCACCCATAAATCATCGTCCGTAAAATCCGGAATCAAGTCTACCCCCTGATGATAAAGCACATAATGAATGGCGCGCTCAACCTGCCGTTCGTACCACAAATGCCGTTTGCTGCCGCCCTCAGCCCAGGGCGAATGGGGTTCCTGCCACAAACCGTCCCTTCGCAATTGCCGTGTCGCGTAAGCCTTAAAATCATTGAGTACTTTTTCAGGATGACAAGCTGCCGACACTACGGCGTGCGCATGATTGGTACGCACGTTCAGAGCGCGCAATCCCCAATGACGAAATTGGCAGACCGCTCGAATGGCGGAGTCCACAGCCACGCAGCCTGATATATTTAAGATCACGGGCGGGTATTTCATTCTTTCCCGCGCGGCGGTTTTTCTCACCTCATCGCGCGGGGCGTAGGGCGTTCCCCACACGTTATGGTCGCGGTCTACGGAGCCGCGTTCGTCCCCGTGCAGCCACGTGCCATAGCTACGAAAGGTAATCAGATAAGCCAGCGGGAGGTGATTTTCATTGAACTCGTCGTCGTACATAAAAATGCCCCACAGTACGGAACGGGGAGCGTCAGCGACCTGAGCATTTACGTTCAAGCCCAATCAGGAAAAGCGCAGGCCTCGCCTATCAATCAATACTTGGCAATATCTGGCAAGCGCAGGCCTCGCCTATCAATCAATACTTGGCAATATCTGGCAAATAGCTGGCATTGGAGTACGCAGGTCGCTCACGCTCCCCGTTCCGTACCGGCCACCTTTCCCAACTCGCTGCGGGTGAACACGACGCGGCCATCCGTGCAGGTGCGGCACCTGCACACCAACTCGTTCGGCACATCGGCGGCGGCGGGAGGGGCGGGCGCGATTCTCACGACCGGCGCCTTCCGCAACAAGTCGTCGCGCGTGAAGTCATTGTCGTGTTTTTCCTTGCCATTACATTTCTTGCGGATGATTTGACTCATACATATTTCCTCGGAACATGTACCGTAGGTTGTCCAACCTGCGGGTGATTCGATGATGAAGTTGTTCAGTTACCACCAAGCGGCTGGATGACGAGCCTTCTGCAGGTTAGACAACCTACGGTACACGGCTTCGTCACGTTTCATTGCAACCACTCCGGCACATCCTCGCCCGTAGCCTCACGCCACGCCGCAGCGAAGCCGTCCCATTTGCCGCGCAAGCTTTTCAGCATATTCACCACGATTCCCGTATTCGGCGATTGCAGTTTGCTGAAGGCGCCGAGCGCATTCAGCAACCACCCAAACGCTTCGGCACAACGCCCGGTTTCCGTGAGCAACCGTCCGATCTGCCCTTGCGATTCCGCCACGCCCGCCACGTTGCCGATCTCTTCCAGAACTTTGAGCGAGCATTGATAGTAGTCGAGCGCCGCCTCGTAGTTCCCCCGATTTTGCTGTAGCATACCGAAATTGTGCATCAGTACTGCTGCATCGGCGCGTTCAACTCGATCCAGCACGCGGGCATATTGGCTTTCGACGTACCGGCCAAAGCCCCAGCGATCGAGCAGTTCGTGCGCGCCGAGCAGAAGCTGAGAGGCATCGCGGTAATCTTCCGCTTCCATCAGCAACTCGAACGCTTCCATCCCGCTCCACACCAGCGCAGGCGTCTTTTGCTCATCGGGAATCCGCTTTGTCAGGTTGGTGTAAAAGCCGGTGGCCTCGCGCAAGCGGTTGCGCCACGTGCCGGCTTGTTTCTCGCGGCAGAAAGCGCGCACCAGGCTGTGAACATCCAGACGGCTCAATTCATCGCTTTCATACACCGGCGTCAGCAAGCCCCATTCGATCAGTTCGCGCACCGACTGTTGCAAATCGTCCGGCGCTTGCCGTTGGACGGGCAACATCTCCGTCAGCATTTGCAGCAGCGTCGCATCATCGGCGTCTTTCAATTCAGCCGGAAAGTTTTCATCCTGCCGCAGCATTGCAATCATTGGCTGCAATGCTTCCGGCGACAGTGTCACTGTTTCGCCCATCACCCATTCGGCAGCTTCCAGCGGCACGGCCACGCGAAACGCCGCCAGCCGATTCAGCAATGTGCGCGCTGGTTCGGTCAAACTTCCGTAATTCAATTCCAGCGCCAGATGCTCGCGCAATTTGGTGTGCACGGCTTTGGCGTTCTGCAAGGCGTTGGCGACGGAGGAGGTCTGGCAACACTTATCGAGCGCCACCAACGCGAAGGGATGCCCGCCGAAGGTGTGGTAAATCGCTTCTTTCTCGGCGTAGGCGACCTTCGCCAGGCGCGGCAATTTCAGCATCACCGAAAAGGCTTCGGGACGGCTCAGATCGCCGAGCGGCAACGACGCGACATCGCTGAGACGCTCATCCAACTCGAATAGAAAGCGGCAGGTGAAGACAAACTTCGTGTTCGTCACCGTCGCCTTGACCAGCGCGGCCAGAAAGCGCCGCAAGCCTTCGTCCGCAATGCGAAAGCCCGCTTCAGTGCGCGCAAGCTGCGTCTCGAAATTATCGAAGATCAACAGCAACGGCCATTGCGCCAACACCTGCGCCACCATCTGCGCCAGCACCTCCGGCTCTAACGGCTGCCCGACGAATCGTTCGAGCACGCTGATGTCTTGCAACGCAAAGTACCGGTGCAATTCCAACAACACACGCTCAGGCGCGAGCGTGGCGCCCGCACAATCGAATGCATAGATGCCTTTGAAACGCGGGCCATCCTGCCGGCGGCGATGGTACAAACGATCTGCCGCGTGCGCGATCAGCGAAGTTTTGCCGATGCCGCCGATGCCGTGAATGATGACGGCGCGATGGTTTTTGACCAGCAAATCATCGCGCAATTGCCGGTACTCTTTGCGGCGTCCGTAAAACTTGAAGCCGAGTTGCGGCAAGGTGCCGAGTTGAAAGCCCGTGTCTATGGTGGGATTGAAATTGACGGTGGGTGCGTCTGCCGCTTTGGCTTGCAAACAACCGCCGTTGCCCGTCAGCAACACCAGCGCCAGCGCATCGGCTTGCAAGACCGCATCCTCGCTCAGCCACAACGCCCGGCGCGCGGCGTGGGTTGCCGCTTCGAGCACTTGCCCGGCGCTGAGTTTGGGATAGAGCACTTCGGCCAGCTTCAAACCCCCGCCATCCGAAATCGCAAACTGCATCGCCAGCACGGCGGGAATTTTCTTTTCGACCAGCGCCCGCGCCAGATCGCGGAAACCGCCGGTGTGCAGCGTCTGCGCCGTGTTGCAACCCGAAATCACCGCCAGCCGCAACGTGCCGAAACCTTTTGCCAGCGACGCGACGAAATCGTTGACGCCAACGGGCAGCCGCTTGCCGTCGTGATCTTCCAACAACAAACCGCCGCCCTGTTCGGGCGCGATGCCGTGGCCGGTGAAATGCAGAATGTGGTAACCGGCTTCGAGGCTGGACTCCAGAATTTCCAGTTTGGCTTCGTCCTCGAAATCTACGTGGAGCTTGCCCTGACCGGCGGGCGCATTGATGGCTTCGAGCAACAATTCCTGCTCGCGTTCGATGTTCAGGCGCGAAACATCGGGCAAATCCGGCGGCGAAGAAACCAGCGCCAGCATGCGAATGGGCAACGGAATCGCGGGCAAATCGGTTATTGGATCAATGCCGAGCGGCAAGCGCGTGAGCGTGGTTTTGGCGCCGGCGGCGAGGAATTCCGTGCCGTCGTGCAGCGCCTCCCACGGCACGGCTTCCAGGCGTTTGGCGTCAGCGTGAATGCGCACACGCAAGGTCAGCAAATCGGCGCGCTCGCGCTGTGCTTGCCAGAGCCGTTCGATTTCGGCAGGGAAAAGTTTTTGATAGAGCTTTTGTCCGAAGGCTTGCAAACGTTCGAGGCGGCCCAGCGGATCGCGCGGGTTGAAATCCAACCGGCTGATTTCAACTTGCGCCAAATCATCGAGGCGATATTCAAAACGCGCCGAGGCCAACGGCTGCGCCGCGTCAGGCGCGTAAACCGTGACGTTGAAAATGTCGCTGGTGTCGGACTGCAGATGAAACTCGAGGACGCTTGTCACAACACTGTTCCTTTCCAGTTGAGGCAAACTCAGCCTGGCTGAGGTGAGCCGCAACATTGACGCTGGGATTTCGCACTTGCCGGAATTCGCCCTGTGAAGCTGTAACCGCATAAAAGATTCAGCGGCAACCAATGAAAGACTGTTCCAAGCAATCGTACACATGCCTGCGGTCTCCGACAATCGGGTATCCGTCAATATTTTGTGCCAAGACAGGCCAAGGCGGCTCGCGCAGGAGTAGCGCCACCCGCCGAGGTTGCGCGGCTTCATCAATGACGGACATGGCTATACCTCCGACCGCGGCGCAAGTGGTGAAGCCGCGCAAACCCGGCGGGTTGCGCTACTTGCGCCGCAGCGTCCGTTGCCGTGCACGCAAAACCTTGACGCCCACCCTCGACAATCCACACACAATGTTTATCGCCCGCGCATAGCCACCCCCGCGCATAGAACGGCTGCCGGAAGGACGCCGCCCTTCCGCACATCAGGCGGTACAGCCACAAAGCGATCCTCGAAAATTTACAGGAAGCATAAATCCCCATCCCCATTGCGCAATCAATGGCAGTTGTAGTGACATGAAATTCATCGTGCCGCTATGTCGCGGTGCATGGCAAGCATCCATTCGAGAAATTCCTGGCAAAGAATCCGGCAGAGAATTATGACTAGACGACTGAAATTCATTTGTGTGGTTGCAGTGGTGTTTGGTGGTTGGTGTTCTGGCCGATTGCAACCACTGCACGTGGACGCGGGCGCAGCGCGGCCAGACGCGGCGACAAATACACGCGCGTTTTTGGCAACACATTGTTATGCCTGCCACGACAGCCGGACGAAAAAAGGCAATCTCGATCTGACTGCACTCGAGTTTGAGTTGACGGATGCCAAGCTGTTTGCGACTTGGGTGAAAGTGCACGACCGCGTGCGTGACGGTGAGATGCCGCCGAAGAGTGCGCCGCAACCGGAGGCCGCCGCGCGCGCCGCCTTTCTGAAAAATCTCGTGCCACCCCTGATCGCGGCGGATGCCGCGCGCATTCGGCGCGAAGGCCGTGCCGTGCTGCGGCGGCTGAACCGGTATGAATACGAAAACACGTTGCGCGATTTGTTGGATGCGCCTTGGCTGCAAGTCAAAGAGTTGCTGCCCGAAGATGGTGAGCGGTATCGTTTCAATAAATCCGGCGAAGCGCTCGGCGTCTCGCACGTGCAAATCAGCCGCTATCTGGCGGCGGCGGAATATGCCTTGCGCGAAGTCATGGCGCGTTCAGAAAAACAGCCGGAAACTGTGACAAAACGCTATTACGCCCGCGAACAGCGCGCCTTCACCAATCACATCGAATTCTCGCAATTCAATACGTATACCGAACGCGCCACCTTTCCGCTCAGCGGCAACGAAGCCGATGTCGCCGTGCTTGAGAAAAAAGCGCCGCTGACCGTTGGCGCAGCCGATCCCGTCAAACGCGAACTCGAAAGCCTGGGCGTCGTCGCCAGTTCTTACGAACCGCTTGAAATCCGCTTCAATCAATTCAAAGCGCCCGTGCCCGGTCGTTACAAGCTGCGGCTCAACGCGCATTCGTTTTGGGCCGGGCCGCAGCCGGGCGACAAATGGTTCCACCCCAGCCGCACCGAAGCTTTTGCCGGACGCACGCACGAACCGATTACGCTCTATGCCGAAATCCCGCCGCGCCAGATGCGCTACCTCGCCAACGTAGATGTTTCGCCCGAACCTTCCGTGCAGGAGGCCGAAGTCTGGTTGCTAAAAGACGAAACGATTCGGCCCGACGCCGTGCGCTTGTTTCGTTCGCGCCCGCCCAACTGGCGCAATCCGCTGGCCGAGAAAGACGGCCAGCCCGGCGTGGCCTTTCGCTGGTTGGAAGTCACGGGGCCGATTTATGACGCCCAAACGGAGTGGCCCGGTCGCGGGCATAAGCTGCTGTTCGGCGCTTTGCCGCTCAAGAAAAACACCAAAGGCCAAATCGAAATCATCTCGACCAATCCGCGCGCCGATGCTGAACGGTTGCTGCGCAACTTCCTGCAATGCGCCTATCGCCACGCCACGCCGCCAGCGATTGAAGAAGACACG encodes:
- a CDS encoding DUF3089 domain-containing protein: MLRRRTLTFFLFTLLIAPLAVAQTDNKLAKNDYSKGENWLCRPGRQDACAADLTTTIVEANGTLKEEKFKADPKAPIDCFYVYPTVSLDATPNSDMTAGPEENRVVQYQFARFAAKCRVFAPLYRQVTLTALRAGIAGKPMAADRVVGYNDVVDAWKHYLEHDNLGRGVVLIGHSQGSGVLTQLIRNEIDGKPVQKRLISALLLGTNLAVPKGKDVGGAFKNIPLCRAASQPGCAIAYASFRANQPPPADTRFGRVAGDGMAAACTNPAALGGGSGALHAYLNSGSNSAEPPVWVTPAKPIKTPFVSVPGLLTAECVSNEKGSYLAVTVHGNPADPRTDQIAGDVVTNGQVQANWGLHTIDAHLAMGNLVDIVGQQAKAYLAKQAKK
- a CDS encoding prolyl oligopeptidase family serine peptidase, which codes for MKTLLRYSTVGTTCALACCLLLAATSAFAQNPAPTPARPIIGSPAAAAGFQQLAKDRLASDFIQDRFYKFKEAGDLWQPYSIFVPRNYDKAKKWPLIVNLHGLNITPVQQIRFEGVAELAEKYGYIVVCPMGYSVRSFWGIPNIGRGLIEGEPGFENEKNLKLSVQELAYADTLNVFKLVKQEFNIDENRIFLMGHSMGGAGAYFYAAQHPEIWAGVAPIAGGGIDDRYAPGEKVKDLTFLVLQGEKDLIINAAASRASVAKMKELGIKHTYIEVPGADHEVWIRHNPANIAKLFDFFNGLSKATAKP
- a CDS encoding zinc-dependent alcohol dehydrogenase, whose product is MQAALLREFGQPITLETLPTPEPDAGEVVIKVAACGVCHSDYHLIHGEWDLLKPITKLPLIPGHEITGTVSAVGEGVTNLQIGDRVGVPWLYYTCDECEFCRDGHETLCVKQKVTGCTVDGGFAEYLKAKASHTAKLPDNLSFAEAAPLLCAGLTVHKALRVAEAKAGQRLVVFGVGGLGHLAVQLGKAAGMEVGAVDVTDDKLQLATECGADWTVNAAAGPAHKEIKKHGGGAHIALVTAGSTAAYETALRSLRRAGTLAVVGMTPQPISVSTVALVSGEYKIVASAVGSRQDLAEVLALAGAGKLRCRIETRPLAEVNEVFAAMRAGQITGRIVLTL
- a CDS encoding CHAT domain-containing protein; translation: MTSVLEFHLQSDTSDIFNVTVYAPDAAQPLASARFEYRLDDLAQVEISRLDFNPRDPLGRLERLQAFGQKLYQKLFPAEIERLWQAQRERADLLTLRVRIHADAKRLEAVPWEALHDGTEFLAAGAKTTLTRLPLGIDPITDLPAIPLPIRMLALVSSPPDLPDVSRLNIEREQELLLEAINAPAGQGKLHVDFEDEAKLEILESSLEAGYHILHFTGHGIAPEQGGGLLLEDHDGKRLPVGVNDFVASLAKGFGTLRLAVISGCNTAQTLHTGGFRDLARALVEKKIPAVLAMQFAISDGGGLKLAEVLYPKLSAGQVLEAATHAARRALWLSEDAVLQADALALVLLTGNGGCLQAKAADAPTVNFNPTIDTGFQLGTLPQLGFKFYGRRKEYRQLRDDLLVKNHRAVIIHGIGGIGKTSLIAHAADRLYHRRRQDGPRFKGIYAFDCAGATLAPERVLLELHRYFALQDISVLERFVGQPLEPEVLAQMVAQVLAQWPLLLIFDNFETQLARTEAGFRIADEGLRRFLAALVKATVTNTKFVFTCRFLFELDERLSDVASLPLGDLSRPEAFSVMLKLPRLAKVAYAEKEAIYHTFGGHPFALVALDKCCQTSSVANALQNAKAVHTKLREHLALELNYGSLTEPARTLLNRLAAFRVAVPLEAAEWVMGETVTLSPEALQPMIAMLRQDENFPAELKDADDATLLQMLTEMLPVQRQAPDDLQQSVRELIEWGLLTPVYESDELSRLDVHSLVRAFCREKQAGTWRNRLREATGFYTNLTKRIPDEQKTPALVWSGMEAFELLMEAEDYRDASQLLLGAHELLDRWGFGRYVESQYARVLDRVERADAAVLMHNFGMLQQNRGNYEAALDYYQCSLKVLEEIGNVAGVAESQGQIGRLLTETGRCAEAFGWLLNALGAFSKLQSPNTGIVVNMLKSLRGKWDGFAAAWREATGEDVPEWLQ
- a CDS encoding DUF1592 domain-containing protein: MTRRLKFICVVAVVFGGWCSGRLQPLHVDAGAARPDAATNTRAFLATHCYACHDSRTKKGNLDLTALEFELTDAKLFATWVKVHDRVRDGEMPPKSAPQPEAAARAAFLKNLVPPLIAADAARIRREGRAVLRRLNRYEYENTLRDLLDAPWLQVKELLPEDGERYRFNKSGEALGVSHVQISRYLAAAEYALREVMARSEKQPETVTKRYYAREQRAFTNHIEFSQFNTYTERATFPLSGNEADVAVLEKKAPLTVGAADPVKRELESLGVVASSYEPLEIRFNQFKAPVPGRYKLRLNAHSFWAGPQPGDKWFHPSRTEAFAGRTHEPITLYAEIPPRQMRYLANVDVSPEPSVQEAEVWLLKDETIRPDAVRLFRSRPPNWRNPLAEKDGQPGVAFRWLEVTGPIYDAQTEWPGRGHKLLFGALPLKKNTKGQIEIISTNPRADAERLLRNFLQCAYRHATPPAIEEDTQRFLKLVNAALTNGDSFTEAMITTYTAVLCSPAFTTLEEKPGRLDDHALAARLAYFLWNSAPDAALRELAQQSALRKPAVLRAQVERMLNDPRAQRFVNAFLDYWLDLRKVNITSPDELLYADYYLDDHLVESSIAETRAFFAELVRGDLPARNVIASDFVMINERLAAHYGLPGVQGSQIRRVALPPDGMRGGLLTQASVLKVTANGTTTSPVVRGAWMMERLLGKPVPPPPPGTPVVEPDIRGATTLRQQLEKHRTNQSCNVCHAKIDPAGFALENFDVFGGWRDKYRALAEGEKAPGIGKNGQRFAFRYIQPVDASGSLPDGQKFQDVRELKRLLLKDERQIARNLTTQLIVFATGAPVQFSDRPQVEALLERAASKGYGVKTLLQLLSESGLFLGK